From Bacillota bacterium, the proteins below share one genomic window:
- a CDS encoding Ldh family oxidoreductase, with product MESSAESKKAGAAAGRHLSPEAALEFCRSAFVRAGMPDQDAAICSSVLVETSLRGVDTHGIALLPMYARNLRKGVYNPRPDMRLTGGGPGAAVLDADNALGVLAEYRAMEHAISLAREAGVAMVGVRRSTHFGAGIYYAMMALAHDMIGLAGSNGPAVMAPYGGTRRAMHNMPLAAAIPTLEEPPIAMDFAMSVVAFRRITAAAEAGEPIPLGWAVDEAGHPTTDAAAGRSGALLPLGYKGYALGILIDVLAGVLTGAGFGDSIAWESQGAPQNTGHFAAAINVAAFMPAEAFKRRADALARRLRAVPPQDPAEPVRVPGERGARVRAERLREGIPVPDALHARLASLASELGLAFPE from the coding sequence GCCGCCGGGCGGCACCTCAGCCCGGAGGCGGCGCTCGAGTTTTGCCGCAGCGCGTTCGTGCGCGCCGGCATGCCGGATCAGGACGCCGCCATCTGCTCGAGCGTCCTGGTGGAGACCAGCCTCCGAGGCGTCGACACGCATGGGATTGCGCTCTTGCCCATGTACGCCCGCAACCTGCGCAAAGGGGTGTACAACCCCCGGCCCGACATGCGCCTGACGGGCGGCGGGCCCGGGGCGGCGGTGCTCGACGCGGACAACGCCCTGGGCGTGCTCGCCGAATACCGGGCCATGGAGCACGCCATTTCGCTCGCCCGGGAGGCGGGCGTGGCGATGGTGGGGGTGCGCCGCTCGACGCACTTCGGCGCCGGGATCTATTACGCGATGATGGCCCTGGCGCACGACATGATCGGGCTGGCCGGCAGCAACGGCCCTGCCGTCATGGCGCCGTACGGCGGCACCCGCCGCGCCATGCACAACATGCCGCTGGCCGCCGCCATCCCCACTCTCGAAGAGCCGCCCATCGCGATGGACTTTGCGATGAGCGTGGTGGCGTTCCGGCGCATTACGGCCGCTGCCGAGGCCGGCGAGCCCATCCCCCTGGGATGGGCCGTCGACGAGGCGGGGCATCCGACCACCGATGCGGCGGCGGGCCGTTCCGGGGCGCTATTGCCGCTGGGCTACAAAGGGTACGCGCTGGGGATCCTCATCGACGTGCTGGCAGGGGTGCTCACGGGCGCAGGGTTCGGTGACAGCATTGCCTGGGAGTCCCAGGGGGCGCCCCAGAACACCGGTCACTTCGCCGCGGCCATCAACGTGGCCGCGTTCATGCCGGCCGAAGCGTTCAAGCGCCGGGCCGACGCTCTGGCGCGCCGCCTGCGGGCCGTTCCGCCGCAGGACCCTGCCGAGCCCGTCCGCGTTCCGGGCGAGCGCGGCGCCCGGGTGCGTGCCGAGCGCCTCCGGGAGGGAATTCCCGTCCCGGATGCCCTGCATGCGCGCCTGGCCAGCCTCGCCTCGGAGCTGGGCCTCGCCTTTCCGGAATGA